The DNA window TTGCTATTCGATAATGATGGGAAGGAGAACAAGAGTAAGGCAGAGAAGCATCCTCCACCCAAGGAAGATGATGACCAGCCCCAGGGGCCGGATCTTCGAAAGCGTCGTAATATCTTCAACTGGAGGAGGCAACGCAAGGAAAGGGATGAGGTCGACGTGTAGGTTtagatttcaattaaaattttacggTTAATgttatgtttttaataaaatcttagcaaatttttaatcaaatctTAAAATAGGATATTTTTTTACACAATCTGAGGGGTTCTGATTACTTTTAAATATTCCCAAAGGTTCCATTAGTGTGTGGGGGTTATCTTATCCTACAAACTGGTGATTATAAGACTTTCAACTTCATTTTCaaactttataaaatttatgtgttcagtatttatatttaaaatataaaaataatgtcATAATGCCTTAAAAAGCGTAAATTTCTTATAGAAGAAAGCCCTGCTCTCAAGAAAGCCCTGCTTATatctcctttttttaaagctccTTCTCCTGTATAGTATGGGACTATGGCTATATACGTGGATATATATAACCGAAATACTTCAGATGGCAGCCGGAATAACTAACCTACGCCTCCTACGAATATCTGTATCTGGAATATAACCTATTTAGTCTTTGGCTCAAGCGTCACATGGGCGGTGGACTGAATCGGCTGTCTTCGGTGGTAATATATGATCCTGATCCGGATCATCTTAGCTAGATTCTACTTGTCAATGATCTGCGGTGGTCTTCTTTTTCGGGTGACGACGCCGCAGTGAGTCCTGATCCTTGGACTTTTCGGTATCGGACTTGGCCACCAGCAGATCATCGGCATCGGAATCGGCCAGAGGATCGACATGACCACCGCTCACGTCAACGATATCGGACTTGTCAGCGTCCGAGGCATAGGCAGACACCACGCCCAGATCGTCCAGGTCGTCGTGCaggctgctgctactgctgctgctcttgATCTTCCTGCGACGGCCGGTGAGGATCACGCTGCCGGCGGCAGCGGTGGCGGAGGAGTGCAGCGTGTCCGTGAGCCGGTTGTACTTGATTTGCAGGCTGTGCAGCCAGCTGGCGTCGGACCAGTGGTACCAGCTGAGCAGAAAGATGACCAGTATAAAGAACAGATTGGTGCTAATGGCTGGAAGATGGAAAAAGGATTAGCAGTTCTCCAGGCGGTCGCTCTCGTCACCAACATACCCACTATGGCCGACAGGACGGGCCAGTTGAACATAATGTATCGCAAACCGGTAAAATCGGCCACTATATGCAGGGTCACCGTATAGAACTGGATCTTCTGTGACTGGATCTCCACATAGACATCCGTAATCGGGTGCTGGCGCTCCTCCAGATATCTCGAAAATATCTCCACCGGCACCTGCTGGAATTCCTCCTTCCATCCAAGCACATACAGTGGACTCAGGGCCCACGTAGAGATCATCCTGATAAGGGGGGAGCGGTAGCGCATCATGGCCGAGCGGCAGGAGTGACCACGCAGCATGGAGTCATAGTCACGCATCTCGGCACAGACCATGAACATGCCCAACTCCAGGTTCTGGGGCGATTCTGGCATATCAATGTTGACGATAACCTTGTAGGCCTGACCCACCATCAGCAGCTGTTGCTTCTTGGTCAGCGAAACATGGGCATGGGGAAAGGTACAGGGTGTACTGGTCTCCAAACAAGTTCTACAAGAGATTACAAGGATTTCAAAGGAGCTATAGGGATACCTTTTAGAGGATACTCACTTGAACTGCATGTGAACTGGACGGGTGTGGGAAATAGCCGGCATGTAGACATAGTAGAAGGCGGCATACATAAACACCGCCAGCCAGATGATGAGCACCACTGCAAAGGCGATGAGTCCCAGCCGGAGCACCAGCTCCCTTACAGTGCCCACCTTTTCGTCCGCCTTGCTACGCACTCGGTCGTACACGTTCCAGGCCAGATTGAGGCCCGGCCGGATGAAGAATCTCCTGGCCAGGCCCAGGGGATCCATGCAGAAGATTATGAAGCGCAGCAGAAAGTTCATGGCGTCGATGAAATGCAACTGAAATCGCCAATGGCAATTAAATAGGCTTGTTGCTGTAGGTTTTTTTGGTGCGATTGCCACTGCCGGTATCAACTGATTGCTTATCGATTCCTTATCCGACAATTGGAGTCCAACTACCACTGCCAGCTATCCGCACTGCTCTCCTTGCCGGCTATTTGATGCTCCCCCTATCGACTGTGGTGGGGCTGATTCATTAACGTTATATAGAGCGGATCCGTCCAGACGTTGTACCGGCTCAAAGGTCAGCCCCGAAATGATATTGCCGGGCAGTTTAATCGACTTGTTTAGAGCTTGTCGCTTCTGGATGATAGCGGAAGAATTGGACACTGGCCAGCAAACTAATGGGGATCTTCTGATGGAGATAGTGGAGATCCTCAGGGGTGGATCAGTAATAAATggtcagaaaataaagaaatatctaaagacaattattttttatatatttaagatttattaattaaatacttGAATTAAGAAtaacatatatttaataattttgtcgctatttaaagcttatttttaaaaagcttgTAGTTCAGTGTTGAGTTCCCCCCAAAATCAGATAGTCTTAGAAAAACCCCGACGATTTCGTCGGCTGGTCACACTGcgattttcattttccaacACTAGACCGTAAATATTTACACATTTTATCTTTGTTTCGTGAAATTTAAAAGTTGTCAAGTCAAAGCCTGCTTTCTCacttaaaaaatcaaatctaaaaacttgaaacttaaactttaagtaaagtacaacaacaacaacaacaagaccAAGAAGCCATCCTGAAACTGACCAAAGGATTCCAGCCGGAGATGAGTAACTACAGGTATCAAGGAGGAGGCGGTAGCGGCGTCGTGATAGGAAGCCGTGGCTATAGCGGAATAGAACTGCACGAGATGCATCCTCTCCATAACTTCACATACGTGAGCGTCTGTGTCAAGTACATGATCTTCCTGCTGAACTTCATCTTCTGGCTCTTCGGCGGATTACTCCTGGGTATCGGCGTGTATGCGTTTAAGGACAAGTGGGAGGAAGCCAACGGCTGGGTACGTTTGGAGACCATCTATGATGTCATCTTTAACATTTCCCTGGTGATGATTATAACCGGAATCGTCATCTTCGTGGTGAGCCTGTCCGGCTGTTTGGGTGCACTGAGGGAGAACACCTGACTATTAAAGTTTTACTCATTCTGTTTGCTGCTCTTCTTCCTCATGGAAATGGCCATCGGTGAGTCACTGGCGTTATTCATTTTCTTACCCATTTACTCTTCAACTTTCTCTTTCGTTCATCTCGCATCTGTCCAGCCATCATCTGCTTTGTGTTTCCGCAATACATGAACACCTTCCTGGAGAAAAAGTTTGCCGACAAGATCATCCACTCGTATCGTGACGATCCAGATTTGCAGAACTTTATCGACTTTGCCCAACAGGAGTTCAAGTGCTGCGGCCTGAGCAATGCTGGCTACCAAGACTGGAGCAAGAATGAGTATTTCAACTGCTCGTCGCCGTCGGTGGAGAAGTGCGGTGTGCCCTACAGTTGCTGCATCAATGCCACCGACATCTCATCGGGCCTGGTGAACATCATGTGTGGCTATGGCGTCCAGGAGGCACCCGTTCCGGAGGCAAGGAAACGCATCTGGACCAGTGGCTGCATTGAGATTGTACGCGTCTGGGCCGAAAGAAATCTGTACTTAATTGCCGCTGTTGCTCTGGGAATCGCCCTCGTCCAGCTGCTGGTCATTTACTTGGCCAAGACCCTGGAGGGCCAGATTGAGCTCCAAAAACTGCGGTGGTCGGCGTGAGATCCGAGCCAGGCCGAATTCTTTGGGCCATACGATCGAACCTGATAGATTCTCATTAAGAATCTCTAGATGCTCACTTGACAGAAGACTGTCTTGAATTACTTACACCTTTATAAAGCTTTTCACTTAATCATTGTTCTTTTTAAGAAAGTGAGCatcttaaatacttttttcaaaactttgctTGTTTTGTTATTAATAAGTCTTAGTTATTATGTTGTATAAGATTTTTGTTTCAAGattaccaatatttatataaacgCACATACATAGACATGCTCATCTGACtgccaaaataatatatttggCTAGCTGCAAATATCTTATAAACCTCTAAATGTTATATACTctatacatattatatatacaatgTATCAAATAGGGCATATACTCAGACAGTGTATCATGAATCTGACTGCCTTCAGTCCAATGGTCCAAGTCCTGGTCCAAGAACCAGATTTCAAAATTCGTTTAGCGGATTTGAAGCATTTATTTAGGCATTTCTAGTGAAGGATGTAGAAATACAAGAGAATGAATAAccacaaattttaaatattattgaatGTATCTTGAGAACCCAACAaatatttagattttgtaataaaaaataaaagacatacaAGGTGTGTTCAGAAAATATAATGagtgcattttttatttatttttggtttgggATAAATACACCAAATTCGGGATAAGTTTTCTAATAATAAAAGAGAATGAAtaactaaaatttttaaatgttattgACTGTATCTTGAgaacccaaaaaatatttagatttaaaaatttgtaaaaaaaaattaaagacatGGAAGACTTTTTCGGAGAATGACTTTgcataaaagtgaaaaatgaGAGTGACTTGGCATTTTTGGAAGGACATTTTTGGACATGGAAGATTTTTTCGGAGAATGACTTAgcagaaaagtgaaaaatgagAGTGACTtggcattttttatttattttttggcaataCTAGATGAAAATCCTTTAATGCTGGGTCGGGATAAGTGCACCAACATAATCTCTAATCGAATGCACGTTGCCCGCGAAATTTGAAAAGCCACCTGACTTTCTAAGAATATTTCCTGTTTATACCTATTACTGTTCattaaaaagttaaagttaATTTCTGAATTCAATCTTAGTTCATTTCTAAATAGAAATCCACTGAAGTAAgccaaaataaatgtattttaaattttaataaaaaaacaaaaactatcgATAAATAATCGAACATAGTAGGCCAAGTCAGAGAAATGTCAGAGTGAACATCTCTAAGCGGCACGCTGCTAGAACAACGTGCTTCATTTGATTCGAGTCGGGGCACACGTTCGCAtcgaagagaaaaaaaaaaagctgaaaaaaaagaaaaattaactgaaaaataaatattaactgaatagttttattttaattgtgacttaaacaaaatatcaatatgaaGGTTAAAGTAAACCTTGGCGATGACCAAGAAAACACAAAAGGTAAGCCAGATCGTAAACGTCCAAAATCCGGGAAATCCCTAAGCGATGTTGAATCGGAGACGCCGTCGAAGATTGGCAAACTCTCTGGCGAGGACCTACCGTCAGATGAGAAGGAGAATACACCCACCAACCCCATGAAGCTATCAGACATCAACAAAGCGGTGTTCGGTGTCTTCAAGAAGATGCAGAAGACTCCATTGTCGCAAAAGATTATCAATTCTTTGATCGTTTTGTTGCGCGATGATACAAATATACCGCAGCGTACTGCTACTTGTGCCTATGTGCTCAAGCGCTTCGTTCGATCCACGGGCGCCGATGATATCCAGGCGGTGTCTCTGGCCGCCAGTTATATTCATTGCATTTTGAGTTCCGTGCCCGGAATCGATGCTTTGGAAGTCCTTGCCACCATGAGGAAAGATCTGGCTGTGGGTAGTCAGCAAAAAGGCAAGGAGGACACACTGGCGGCCGTGGGACAGATGGTCACGGCTTATTCCATTTTGCAAACGCCGCAGTTTGTAGAAGAGCCAGATCCCAAGTTGGTGGCTGCTGTTTACGAGATTCTGGTGTCCCAGCTGAAGGGCCGTGAGTATTTGGTGCTTATGTGCTCCGACATAATAGCAGATTCGTTCAAAACGGTGAGTTTCAagtttttttcatatttttttttgtcaaatatttgaaaaagttGCTTCGTCATCCAGCTTCCTGACAAACTTTTCATGGAGCATGTCTGGCCCTTGCTCCAGAGACCCTTGAACAAGCCTCTCAGTGGTCTCAAGGTTAATACCTGTGATATTTTGCTGTCCGTACACCTGGAATACCCATCGATTCTGGTACGCGAACAACTCCTCGTTAGTCTCTGGACCAATGAGCCTCAATATGCAGAGCTCTTCGAACTCTATATCGCCGGCTCCACTATCCACAGTGATGGTGTCTACTCGCGCTTGGCCAGATTCATAGCATCCGGCGGGCAGGAGGTGCTCTCCGCTTGGCAGCAGTTTGTGGATGCCAAGCAGCCGATTAAGTTCaactctgccaaggcctgtaTCATACAGGTTCTGGGCCACATCATCCTAAACTATGACAACGAGGACGAGCAACCAATTCTGGATCTGTTCACTCCGACCACAATTCAGTTTCTGATCCAGGAGCTATCTAGTGTCAAGTCGGACAAAAGTCATGTGAAGAAACCGTCGCAACAGGAACTACGCGATATTGTCCTGAAGTTCGAGGGAATTCTTCTGATTGCATTCGAGCAGCACCTGAAAAAGGAAGAGACAAAGCTGCAGTTGCTCCAGAAATTCCTGGCCGAGAAGATCCAATTGGACTGGGTGATTAGCTTGCCTCGTTTCAGTCACCAAGTCATTGCCTGTCTGGGCGTCGAGAGCCTTAAGACTCTGTTCGAGTTCTATCAGACGAAACTTACCAATTTGAGTGACGAGGACAAGTCGATCGGAACTCATTGTCTCAATCAGTTGCACTTCATACTCCAGAACAGTGAGCTGGCCGAAAAGGAGAGCAAGTGGCGCAACAAACAGCTGCGTCAATTGATGGTAGCCGCTCTGTTTCATTTAGACGGCAGCCTGGAGCCGTGCTTGGCCAGCGAGGCCAGCCTCTTTAGCCGCCAGTGCTCGGCGCGCTGCGAGGAGATCTTCTTGAACTGCTTGCTCCACAAGTGCCCGGGTCTGCCGGCACTGGTCCAGTTACTCCGCAAGAACTTTGTCTACCTGAACAAGCAGCTGGCGAAGGACAACGCCGAGAACAAGTTGCTCCATCCGCGTGATAAGGCTCTCCTGAAGGCCTGGCCGGAGGTGGAGAAGCTGCTGAAAGAGCCCAGTGACGAATCTGACGATGTGGCCCAGAGCTTCGAGgctttaatctattttgtaGCCATAGCATTATGCACTAAAAGCACTTTGCCATTCATCGTGTTGGATGATCTGATCATCTGCCGCAAGAACGCCTTGGGTAAAGTCGAGGAAAAGGTTAGTATCGATGCTATTGGTTAGTATTTTCAGCTAATCTCTCTTACCTTATTCCCATTTAAGCCTGATTCGCCCGATGATGCGTCCGAAGATAAGCCCGAGTGGCAGGATGTCCTTACTGATGCCCTTTTGCAGATGCTCCTGCAAACTGGCCACTTCTGGCGCGAGTTCGTCAACTTGATTGTCTCCTCTGTGATTCCTCAGCTAAGGAATAACAACCTGGAGCAGATCTTAGAAGTTCTTAACATGAACAAAAATCCTCTCTCCAAGAATGATGAAGACGACGACAGCTATGATGAAGAAAGCGACGACGAGAATTCTAGCTCGGAAGATGAAGATGGAGAGGATCAGGAAGCAGATGATAAGGATAGCGATGAAGATGGTGACGAGACCTACTTGGCTCAAATCCGTGAGAGCGTGCGTCTAGCTCTTGAGGGTGACGGCCAAGTCGACGATGACGGCAGCAGCGTT is part of the Drosophila bipectinata strain 14024-0381.07 chromosome XL, DbipHiC1v2, whole genome shotgun sequence genome and encodes:
- the Seipin gene encoding seipin; protein product: MNFLLRFIIFCMDPLGLARRFFIRPGLNLAWNVYDRVRSKADEKVGTVRELVLRLGLIAFAVVLIIWLAVFMYAAFYYVYMPAISHTRPVHMQFKTCLETSTPCTFPHAHVSLTKKQQLLMVGQAYKVIVNIDMPESPQNLELGMFMVCAEMRDYDSMLRGHSCRSAMMRYRSPLIRMISTWALSPLYVLGWKEEFQQVPVEIFSRYLEERQHPITDVYVEIQSQKIQFYTVTLHIVADFTGLRYIMFNWPVLSAIVAISTNLFFILVIFLLSWYHWSDASWLHSLQIKYNRLTDTLHSSATAAAGSVILTGRRRKIKSSSSSSSLHDDLDDLGVVSAYASDADKSDIVDVSGGHVDPLADSDADDLLVAKSDTEKSKDQDSLRRRHPKKKTTADH
- the Tsp3A gene encoding LOW QUALITY PROTEIN: tetraspanin-33 (The sequence of the model RefSeq protein was modified relative to this genomic sequence to represent the inferred CDS: substituted 1 base at 1 genomic stop codon), with translation MSNYRYQGGGGSGVVIGSRGYSGIELHEMHPLHNFTYVSVCVKYMIFLLNFIFWLFGGLLLGIGVYAFKDKWEEANGWVRLETIYDVIFNISLVMIITGIVIFVVSLSGCLGALRENTXLLKFYSFCLLLFFLMEMAIAIICFVFPQYMNTFLEKKFADKIIHSYRDDPDLQNFIDFAQQEFKCCGLSNAGYQDWSKNEYFNCSSPSVEKCGVPYSCCINATDISSGLVNIMCGYGVQEAPVPEARKRIWTSGCIEIVRVWAERNLYLIAAVALGIALVQLLVIYLAKTLEGQIELQKLRWSA
- the Mybbp1A gene encoding myb-binding protein 1A; the encoded protein is MKVKVNLGDDQENTKGKPDRKRPKSGKSLSDVESETPSKIGKLSGEDLPSDEKENTPTNPMKLSDINKAVFGVFKKMQKTPLSQKIINSLIVLLRDDTNIPQRTATCAYVLKRFVRSTGADDIQAVSLAASYIHCILSSVPGIDALEVLATMRKDLAVGSQQKGKEDTLAAVGQMVTAYSILQTPQFVEEPDPKLVAAVYEILVSQLKGREYLVLMCSDIIADSFKTLPDKLFMEHVWPLLQRPLNKPLSGLKVNTCDILLSVHLEYPSILVREQLLVSLWTNEPQYAELFELYIAGSTIHSDGVYSRLARFIASGGQEVLSAWQQFVDAKQPIKFNSAKACIIQVLGHIILNYDNEDEQPILDLFTPTTIQFLIQELSSVKSDKSHVKKPSQQELRDIVLKFEGILLIAFEQHLKKEETKLQLLQKFLAEKIQLDWVISLPRFSHQVIACLGVESLKTLFEFYQTKLTNLSDEDKSIGTHCLNQLHFILQNSELAEKESKWRNKQLRQLMVAALFHLDGSLEPCLASEASLFSRQCSARCEEIFLNCLLHKCPGLPALVQLLRKNFVYLNKQLAKDNAENKLLHPRDKALLKAWPEVEKLLKEPSDESDDVAQSFEALIYFVAIALCTKSTLPFIVLDDLIICRKNALGKVEEKPDSPDDASEDKPEWQDVLTDALLQMLLQTGHFWREFVNLIVSSVIPQLRNNNLEQILEVLNMNKNPLSKNDEDDDSYDEESDDENSSSEDEDGEDQEADDKDSDEDGDETYLAQIRESVRLALEGDGQVDDDGSSVDWNDVDEAQGQRLNAALERSFQLYKPKSAKAQAKQGPTKSERIDITSLMHFRIRALDLLDLFTTHKPTQGVILDVLLCAFQVFRYSVLHSKHQPIQEASLKLLKKVLAKNINFESNPDKSPILEAIEQLLTTGEKTDDDDNEKNKQQTSRKSKAEITAWRDKCFAYLVNQGSMNEDPKKSAVWPQLVKLLDLWVANRNTILSLGSFEALFQAGQWAGVAPLAVLLVSHLDLDKTRSLRRAQILKLFAGQFRRLEGALQDEGSDDAKEFEQHLVRYVTQLEESDKYSAKELELLQKILTQGGEKRAQLLEKIKIVAQKPPKNANEEEEDGDEEPEEVEEMDVDEEGEEPEKKKSKKTKKATLVVEGELDIEAYEQLKKMSGKEKRKLEKDLTKQLKKAQKAVILQAQEEEDEDDEVGLDGQNQMEEDESENEAEEDQAEEDEENDDNEVEEEGEEEEEVDEDLEEEEEVEDEESEEEDNN